One genomic window of Actinoplanes lobatus includes the following:
- a CDS encoding isocitrate lyase/PEP mutase family protein, which translates to MTATALRAILASGRVTHVPGVYDPVTAALAVAAGHRAVHLSGAAVSAIMLGRPDLGFVHATQIADRASTLVPALGGIPLIADADTGYGNPLHAVWTALSYARAGIAGLHLEDQVSPKRCGHLAGKEVIPIGEAAAKITALADQAPQIVVIARTDAYSILGLDETIVRCRAYAEAGADAVFPEGVDSLADLARIGAAIPGVPIVVNRSEAGGERPALTDAELAAAGVRLVLHPVSALLAAMRAASLTYRAIADHGTAEPVDRMPWAAFTALVGQDEALDLDARYVPKGLQT; encoded by the coding sequence ATGACTGCCACCGCACTGCGCGCGATTCTCGCGTCCGGCCGGGTCACCCACGTGCCCGGCGTCTACGACCCGGTCACCGCGGCGCTCGCCGTGGCGGCCGGCCACCGGGCCGTGCACCTGTCCGGCGCGGCCGTCTCGGCGATCATGCTGGGCCGGCCCGACCTCGGGTTCGTGCACGCCACCCAGATCGCCGACCGGGCATCCACCCTGGTCCCGGCTCTGGGCGGCATTCCGCTGATCGCCGACGCCGACACCGGGTACGGCAACCCGCTGCACGCGGTGTGGACCGCGCTCTCGTACGCCCGGGCCGGGATCGCCGGGCTGCACCTGGAGGATCAGGTCAGCCCGAAACGGTGTGGGCACCTGGCCGGCAAGGAGGTGATCCCGATCGGCGAGGCGGCCGCGAAGATCACCGCCCTGGCCGATCAGGCGCCGCAGATCGTGGTGATCGCCCGCACCGACGCGTACTCGATCCTCGGCCTGGACGAGACGATCGTGCGCTGCCGGGCGTACGCCGAGGCCGGTGCCGACGCGGTGTTCCCCGAAGGTGTGGACAGCCTGGCCGACCTCGCCCGCATCGGTGCCGCGATCCCCGGCGTACCGATCGTCGTCAACCGCAGCGAGGCCGGCGGCGAACGCCCGGCCCTGACCGACGCCGAGCTCGCCGCGGCCGGTGTCCGTCTCGTCCTGCACCCGGTGTCCGCGCTGCTCGCCGCCATGCGGGCGGCGTCGCTGACCTACCGGGCGATCGCCGACCACGGCACCGCCGAACCGGTCGACCGGATGCCGTGGGCCGCGTTCACCGCGCTGGTCGGCCAGGACGAGGCGCTCGACCTCGACGCCCGCTACGTACCGAAAGGTTTGCAGACGTGA
- a CDS encoding aldehyde dehydrogenase family protein yields the protein MSGAGTIARENPARTDEIVGVVRETAPEAVDLIVREADADQRGWAARGLPDRLAALARVAAAIEDATPGLATLLARESGKVVGDCRGELGFAVRYLRWVVEHAPSAYADRVLDDDLGRIVEQRKPYGVVAAVTPWNAPVILAMLKIAPALAAGNAIVVKPSPLAPLTISRVVDLFDAPVRVVHGGAETGAALVGHELVRKVAFTGGAAGGRAVATLAGDRLTPSVLELGGNDPAVFLDDAPFTDDAMDRLVMATFATSGQVCMAAKRLYVPSSRLSAFVGAYLAAADRVLVTGDPLADGVTMGPVISGAAQRAALALRDSGTVHDLGRFDGDPASGYFVRPALVVEPDPGSPLVVAEQFAPVVPVLGYADEESVLAAANAGELGLGASVWSADEERAFAFARRFEAGFTFVNTHNRTGMSLRAPFGGVKRSGWGREYAHEGLAEYVQTCVIHAPAAFRPGAAVTGGGPSAYPAG from the coding sequence ATGAGCGGGGCGGGGACGATCGCCCGGGAGAATCCCGCCCGTACCGATGAGATCGTCGGGGTGGTTCGGGAAACGGCGCCGGAAGCGGTCGACCTGATCGTCCGCGAAGCGGACGCGGACCAGCGCGGATGGGCGGCACGCGGATTGCCGGACCGGCTGGCCGCGCTGGCGCGCGTCGCCGCCGCGATCGAGGACGCGACGCCCGGGCTGGCCACGCTTCTGGCGCGCGAGTCCGGCAAGGTGGTCGGCGACTGCCGCGGTGAGCTGGGCTTCGCGGTCCGCTATCTGCGGTGGGTGGTCGAGCATGCCCCTTCGGCGTACGCGGACCGCGTGCTCGACGACGACCTGGGCAGGATCGTCGAGCAGCGGAAACCGTACGGTGTCGTGGCCGCCGTCACGCCCTGGAACGCGCCGGTCATCCTGGCCATGCTCAAGATCGCGCCGGCGCTGGCGGCCGGGAACGCGATCGTGGTGAAACCGTCGCCGCTCGCGCCGCTGACCATTTCGCGGGTGGTGGACCTCTTCGACGCGCCGGTCCGGGTGGTGCATGGCGGGGCGGAGACGGGCGCCGCACTGGTCGGGCACGAACTGGTGCGGAAGGTGGCGTTCACCGGCGGCGCGGCCGGCGGGCGGGCGGTGGCGACACTGGCCGGCGACCGGCTCACCCCGAGCGTCCTGGAGCTCGGCGGCAACGATCCGGCCGTCTTCCTGGACGACGCGCCGTTCACCGACGACGCGATGGACCGGCTCGTGATGGCCACCTTCGCGACCAGCGGGCAGGTCTGCATGGCGGCGAAGCGGCTCTACGTGCCGTCGTCGCGGCTGTCCGCGTTCGTCGGCGCCTACCTGGCCGCCGCCGACCGGGTTCTGGTCACCGGCGATCCGCTCGCCGACGGCGTGACCATGGGCCCGGTGATCTCGGGTGCCGCCCAGCGGGCCGCGCTCGCCCTGCGCGACTCCGGAACCGTGCACGATCTCGGGCGGTTCGACGGGGATCCGGCGAGCGGCTACTTCGTACGGCCGGCGCTCGTCGTGGAACCGGACCCGGGGTCGCCGCTGGTCGTCGCGGAACAGTTCGCGCCGGTGGTGCCGGTTCTCGGCTATGCCGACGAGGAGTCGGTGCTGGCCGCCGCGAACGCCGGGGAGCTGGGGCTGGGCGCGTCGGTGTGGAGCGCCGACGAGGAGCGGGCGTTCGCGTTCGCGCGGCGGTTCGAGGCCGGGTTCACGTTCGTCAACACGCACAACCGCACCGGCATGAGCCTGCGCGCCCCGTTCGGCGGGGTGAAGCGCTCCGGCTGGGGCCGCGAGTACGCCCACGAGGGGCTCGCCGAATACGTCCAGACCTGCGTCATCCACGCCCCGGCCGCGTTCCGGCCGGGCGCCGCGGTGACCGGGGGCGGGCCGTCGGCGTACCCCGCGGGGTGA
- a CDS encoding FAD-dependent oxidoreductase has translation MNRILVAGAGPVGLTAALALARRGFAVTVLESGDALAAESRASTFHPPTLEMLDDLGVGAELHERGLLSPTFAYRDRREGLIAMLDLAVLGDDTRFPYRLQCEQSKLTPILLDHLLRYENFGIEFGFHVTEVAQDSGVTVTSADGRTVHGDWLIGADGAHSSTRRATGVTFDGITYPERFLVASVDEELIDWLDDLASVNYVFDPVEWCVLLRTPDHWRVLLPTPSETPDEQEYERLGARLRGVHDPGRPWRVAHASMYRVHQRVATSFRTGRVLLAGDAAHVNNPLGGLGMNSGIHDAVAYAAAIATGDDAAIWAAATDRRRIALEYVQSVSHQNYERLRATDPDARAAHLDGLRAIAADPARARESLLRSSMIASLRPVAA, from the coding sequence GTGAACCGCATCCTGGTCGCCGGCGCCGGGCCGGTCGGTCTCACCGCGGCCCTGGCCCTGGCGCGGCGCGGCTTCGCCGTGACCGTCCTCGAGTCCGGGGACGCGCTGGCCGCCGAGTCCCGCGCGTCCACGTTCCATCCGCCCACCCTGGAGATGCTCGACGATCTCGGCGTCGGCGCCGAACTGCACGAGCGGGGGCTGCTGTCGCCCACGTTCGCCTACCGGGACCGGCGCGAGGGACTGATCGCCATGCTGGACCTGGCGGTTCTCGGTGACGACACCCGTTTTCCGTACCGGTTGCAGTGCGAGCAGTCGAAGCTCACCCCGATCCTGCTCGACCACCTGCTGCGGTACGAGAACTTCGGGATCGAGTTCGGTTTCCACGTAACCGAAGTGGCCCAGGACAGCGGGGTCACCGTCACCTCCGCCGACGGCCGCACCGTCCACGGTGACTGGCTGATCGGGGCGGACGGCGCGCACTCGTCGACCCGGCGGGCCACCGGCGTCACCTTCGACGGCATCACCTATCCCGAGCGTTTTCTCGTCGCATCGGTCGACGAGGAACTCATTGACTGGCTCGACGACCTTGCCTCCGTCAACTATGTATTCGATCCAGTCGAGTGGTGCGTGTTGCTGCGAACCCCCGACCACTGGCGGGTGCTGCTGCCCACCCCGTCCGAGACGCCCGACGAGCAGGAGTACGAGCGTCTCGGCGCCCGCCTGCGCGGCGTCCACGACCCGGGCCGGCCGTGGCGGGTGGCGCACGCCAGCATGTACCGCGTCCACCAGCGGGTCGCCACGTCCTTCCGTACCGGGCGGGTCCTGCTCGCCGGCGACGCGGCGCACGTCAACAACCCGCTCGGCGGGCTCGGCATGAACTCCGGCATCCACGACGCCGTCGCCTATGCCGCCGCCATCGCGACCGGCGACGACGCGGCGATCTGGGCGGCCGCCACCGACCGGCGGCGGATCGCCCTGGAATACGTGCAGAGCGTCTCCCACCAGAACTACGAGCGCCTGCGCGCCACCGACCCGGACGCCCGCGCCGCCCACCTCGACGGCCTGCGCGCCATCGCCGCCGACCCGGCCCGCGCCCGCGAGTCCCTGCTGCGCAGCTCCATGATCGCCTCCCTGCGCCCGGTCGCCGCATGA